In Maribacter algicola, the sequence CCATCTTTGATACCAAGTTGTTCACCTAGGTCCAAAACGGGTTGATACTTTGCCTTTACGCTCATAATTTAATTCAATTTAACGGTTAATATTTATGCAGTGAAGGTAAGGATTATTGTGTAAAACCCTCCCATATTCAAAAAATTCTATTCCCGGTGGATTTGTTGAACTTCAACATATTGTGTGATAAGGAATTTAATTGTATTTTTGCACTCCTTTTTTCAGCAAGTGAATCAAGATAGAAAAAAGACTAAAAATAGATAAATAATAACTTTCATGACCATTGCTTAAATCTTGATTGGGTTATGAAATACAAATTTTAAATCAGCAAATGGCTGAAGAAAAAACAACAGCGGAAGTAGAAGAAACTACAGAAGCTACTACACAAGAAGCTGCACAGGAAACCCCTAAGCAGGACCCACAGGAGTTTTTGGAAAATTTCAACTGGGAAAAGTACGAGCAAGGAATCGAACGAGTAGATGATTCCAAGCTAAAGGAATTTGAAGAATTGGTTGCCGAAAATTTCGTGGATACTGCCGATGAGGAAGTAGTGGAAGGAACGGTAGTGTATTTGACAGATAGAGAGGCAATTATCGATATCAATGCCAAGTCTGAAGGCGTAATCTCCTTGAACGAGTTTCGTTACAACCCTAATTTAAAGGTTGGTGACAAGGTTGAGGTGTTGATCGATATCCGTGAGGACAAAAGCGGACAGTTAGTTTTGTCTCACAGAAAGGCACGTACCATCAAAGCTTGGGATAGGGTAAATGCAGCTCATGACAAGGAAGAAATCGTATCCGGTTTTGTTAAGTGCAGAACTAAAGGAGGTATGATTGTGGATGTATTCGGTATTGAGGCGTTCTTGCCAGGTTCACAAATAGACGTGAAGCCTATCAGGGACTACGATCAATACGTAAACAAAACAATGGAATTCAAAGTTGTTAAAATCAACCACGAGTTCAAAAACGTTGTTGTTTCGCACAAAGCACTTATTGAAGCGGACATCGAGGAACAGAAAAAAGAAATCATCAGCCAGTTAGAGAAAGGACAGGTATTGGAAGGCGTTGTTAAGAACATTACTTCCTACGGTGTCTTTATCGACCTTGGTGGTGTTGACGGACTTGTTCATATTACGGACCTTTCTTGGAGTAGGATCAACCACCCGAACGAGGTTGTTGAACTTGACCAGAAATTGAACGTTGTTATTCTTGATTTTGATGAGAATAAATCCAGAATCCAACTAGGTCTTAAGCAATTGGAAAAACATCCTTGGGAGGCCCTAAGTGATGAAATTAAGGTTGGCGATAAGGTTAAAGGTAAAGTGGTTGTTATTGCAGACTACGGCGCCTTTATAGAAGTTGTTGAAGGTGTTGAAGGTTTGATCCACGTTTCTGAAATGTCTTGGTCCACACACTTACGTTCCGCTCAGGATTTCGTAAAAGTTGGGGATGAGGTTGAGGCAGTTGTATTGACATTGGATAGGGAGGATCGTAAGATGTCCCTTGGTATCAAGCAATTGACGCCAGACCCTTGGACAGATATCACTTCTAAATATCCGGTAGGTTCCAGACATAAAGGTATCGTTCGTAATTTTACCAACTTTGGCGTTTTTGTTGAGTTGGAAGAAGGTATCGACGGTCTTATCTATATTTCCGATTTATCTTGGACCAAGAAAATCAAACATCCATCTGAGTTCACCAACGTAGGTGATACCTTAGAGGTAGAGGTGTTGGAATTGGATGTGGAAGGACGTAAGTTGAGTTTGGGTCACAAACAGACCACTGAAAATCCATGGGATAAATATGAGGAGGAGTTCGCTGTTGGAACCGTCCACAAAGCAACTATCGCCGATGTAGTGGACAAAGGTGCTACCATAGACTTTAATGAGGATATCACCGCCTTTATTCCACAGCGTCACCTTGAAAAGGAAGATGGTAAAAAACTAGGACGAGGCGATGAGGCTGAATTCAAGATCATTGAGTTCAATAAGGACTTCAAGCGAGTTGTAGCTAGTCATACCGCTATCTTCAGGGAAGAGGAACAACGCAATGTAAAAGCGGCAGCACAAAGACAGGCTGTTGCGGCAGATGAGGCAAAACCGACCCTTGGGGATGCCAACGATGCCTTGCAAGCGTTAAAGGATAAAATGGAAGCGGATTCCAAAAAGAAGAAGTAACTATTTTCTTTAGAATTTAAACTTTATAAAACCTTGACCATTTGGTCAAGGTTTTTTTTCACTCTCTTTTTTAGGTTAGCTAAATCTGTTACTTAAATAGGTTTTGGTTACTCATTGACCACCTCAATATCATAAAGTCCAGCCATGGGCCTTCCATCCTCTGTAATGCCTTCCACCCTTACCTGGAACATTCCGGTTTTGTCCCCTGTAAAGAAGTCCACACTGGATAGTCCTGCATTACTAAAGGTCAAATCAGGGTTCCAAAACAGTGTTGTACGATAATCAGGTTTTCTTGGGTCCCCTTCGTAATAGTCAGGGACATAGAATTCCCTCGTTTTATTAAAGCCAGGGACCATAAACGATACCACACCAGGGTATTGTTCCTGTGCGACTAACTCTTCATAGGATTTGTTCGTGTAAATGCCAATGACCCCGTTTGCTCCTCTGGATCCAAAAAAGGCGAGATCAGGCCCTTTGACCACATCTATAAATTCTATTTCTATTGCCCTTAATTGTTGAAGAAAGTCCACAGTTGAGGTAGTACCATTTACCAGAATCAAGGGATCTCCACCTGCGAAAATGGTATTCCTAGTACCCATTATTCTTATTTGTTGCATTGGATAAGAACCAGTTACATAAACTCCCGCAACTCTATTCAATAAATCTATGGCACTCATTGCTTCGTTCCCTAGTACATCTTCCCTGAAAAGCCGACTTGAAAATGGACCTGTGGTCATTCTGGCTGTAGGATTCGAATTGGTCGCCATTTGGTGTCTGGTCAACCTTTTGTCCTTATCGGTGACCGTTACCTCTTCCAATTGGGTCACACCGACCGGGTCGTACATATAGTCCGTAACCTTTCTTTGGTATTCTTCCTTGGCGTATTCCCTTAATAGTTGAATCGTGTTTTGGGCCTGTTGCCCCTTTGTGGTTGTGGCCACCCTTGGCCATTGTTCCTCTAGGGCAATGGAAAAATTACTTTTTTTCGAGTCCCATTTAGCAAGGGAATCATGTGCCTCTACTGTGGCCTCCAGGCTATCCGTAAAATAAAAGGGCCCAAAGGAGAATTGGCCTTTCTCAGTTGTTTTTTGCTTTGAATTGATCAGATCAACCCCGTACAAATTCAGGGTAACGGATGTCTCCTTTGGCCTATTCGGCAGATTGAACTTAGTGGTCTTTCCCCGTACCATGATACCTTTTTCCGGGGAAATTTTTGGCAACCGCGCCAAACTGTCCGAAAGCATGTCCTTCCAAACGAACCTTCGCCAACCCCGGGTAAGCATCAAGGCGTCCAACAAAAACTTACGGTGCTTGGAACCGTCCTCGAAGAAAAATTCGGGATCGGCTATCCTTCCCCCTAGATCCGAATTGAGGAGCAGCCAACTTTTAAATGAGTTGGCATGGCTTTGGTCAATGCCATTTTTGGAAACGACACCCACGGAGAAATCCCCTTTCAACGGGCTGCCGTCGGCATCGGTCAGTACCACGGCGAGATTCACCTTTTCCCTTTTCCCATAGACTTTGGCCGGAGCGGAGAAAGCCATTTGAGCATCGTTTTTTGGATCGTCTATAAATACCAAACGTTCCGCCAGCGGTTCCCCATTGGATGCAAACAAGGTAAAGTGCGCCACGCCATCTTTCAACTCACTCGTAAAAATCTTTGTGGCATAGGACGATTTATCCGAAGGCTCCCCGATTCTCTTGAAAATGAGATCGCCGCGCAGATGGCCTACCAAAAGAGTACCTTCCAAAGTACGGTCAGGGCTACTGGCCACTTGGACCAAGATGTGGTCCTCCCTGTTTTGGAGATTTAATAGATACCCGGAGGAAACCGACTCAGGCAATGGGTAGGCATATTCCTTGCAATCCACGGTAAAATTGGCGCGGTATTTTCTGCCTTCCCTTGGGATGAACCGAACCCTTCCCAAACCGAATTCATGGGACTCAAAGCTTGTTACTATTTCATCTTCGGAACTTATGATGTCACCTTTCAGGGCAACACCGTTTCCGTTATCGTCCAAAACCTCGATACCAATAGTTCCTGGAAGTTCTGAGACCAAATCGCCTCCCTCGGGATAAAACTTGATTTTTGGGATTCCGGAAACGGATTGAGGCGTAGTGGCCCCAAATCCTTCTAAGGACCTATATGGCATTGAGCCGTCCAAACTTGATCCTTGCTCCAGTTTTTGAACCAAAATGGGAATCCTTTTTTGGTATATCAAAGGTTCCTCCTCATTGAGCATATATTTAGTGTAGGTTCGTAAGGTGTAGGTTCCCTGGGGGATTTTCTCGTCTATTTGAATATCCCCTGCAACGCTCTTGTCATTCGCGAACAACTTTCGCTGGGCCACAACACTATCACGGTCATTTACCAGGTCAACGTAGATAACCTTGCTTTTACTTGAAACGTCGTGTGTTATCCCATCAAGAAGATAGGTCTTGAACCATATGGTATCGCCATTGGTGTAAACGTCCTTGTCCGTATGGAGGTAGGTTTTTTCCGGGGCTCGATTCTGCCTATAGTCAACGAGCCTGGTCTTTATTTTTTCCAGCAAAACATACTCTTGGGAAAGTTCCGAATAGGACTGGACCAAAAAAATGGTTAGGAGGCCTAAAACAATCGAAGGGACAATTTTTTTCATAATGCTTGAATTTGTTGTTTTTAATCGATCAAGCCTTGCTGCCCGATGATGTAGTTTTGCTAAAAAACCTTTGGGGGTCATCATCAATGGCCATGGCCTATTTCATAGTATTGGATGAGATTGACGATTAACAAATTATAAATTTATAGGATGTTTTATTTGCATTTTAACAAGATTTTTACTAAAAATATCAACTTTCTTATTTCCAACAGGCAGAAAGATTGATTGCCATTTTCATTTCACATAATCATTATCAAATTCAGGGTTTAGTATTTTTAGTTTCGCTTTTCTAGCTTAAAATGGGTCACCACGGAAAATTGAACAAAAATTGTTGTCTGACTATTTGAAGTTTATTCCCTATTTTTGTCGAGTTCAAAGCACGACTTACGAACTATGGGTCAAAAAGTCTTACTCTCTTCCAAGGAAATAAATATCATCCTACATCGTTTGGCCTGTCAACTGCTTGAAAATCACGAAGATTTTAAGGATACGGTACTCATTGGGATACAACCCAGGGGAATTTATGTTGCTGAAAGACTGGTTAAAATTCTATTGGAAGAGTATAAGGTGAAGCACATAGATTTAGGTTTTTTGGATATTACCTTTTATCGAGACGATTTTAGGAGGGGCGAAAAAACCTTGGAGGCGACCAAGACGAAAATCAATTTTTTGGTAGAGGATAAAAAAGTGGTTCTAATTGATGATGTGCTGTATACTGGCCGTAGTATCAATGCAGCGTTAACGGCCCTGCAATCCTTTGGAAGACCTAGGGAAGTTGAGCTCTTGACCCTAATTGATAGAAGGTTCAGCAGACATCTTCCCATACAGCCAAATTATAGGGGAAGACAGGTGGATGCCATAGACAACGAGAAGGTAAAAGTGATGTGGGAAGAAAATGACGGGGAGGATATAATTTATTTGATAAATAGGTAATACAAATGAGCGAACTGAGTGTAAATCACTTGTTGGGAATCAAATATTTGAAAGAATCGGATATTCAGCTCATTTTTGAAACAGCGGATCATTTTAAGGAGGTAATCAATCGGTCCATCAAAAAAGTTCCTTCACTTAGGGACATTACCATCGCCAATATTTTTTTTGAAAACAGCACCCGTACAAAGCTGTCCTTTGAACTGGCGGAAAAGCGACTTTCTGCCGATGTGCTCAACTTTTCAGCAAGTCAGTCCTCCGTTAAAAAGGGAGAAACCCTTATCGATACAGTAAACAATATTTTATCCATGAAAGTGGATATGGTAGTGATGAGGCATCCCAATCCCGGAGCAGGTATCTTTTTGGCCAAACATGTGAAGGCATCGATCATCAACGCTGGTGACGGTGCTCATGAGCATCCTACCCAGGCCTTGTTGGATTCCTTTTCTATTCGGGAGAAATTAGG encodes:
- the rpsA gene encoding 30S ribosomal protein S1; protein product: MAEEKTTAEVEETTEATTQEAAQETPKQDPQEFLENFNWEKYEQGIERVDDSKLKEFEELVAENFVDTADEEVVEGTVVYLTDREAIIDINAKSEGVISLNEFRYNPNLKVGDKVEVLIDIREDKSGQLVLSHRKARTIKAWDRVNAAHDKEEIVSGFVKCRTKGGMIVDVFGIEAFLPGSQIDVKPIRDYDQYVNKTMEFKVVKINHEFKNVVVSHKALIEADIEEQKKEIISQLEKGQVLEGVVKNITSYGVFIDLGGVDGLVHITDLSWSRINHPNEVVELDQKLNVVILDFDENKSRIQLGLKQLEKHPWEALSDEIKVGDKVKGKVVVIADYGAFIEVVEGVEGLIHVSEMSWSTHLRSAQDFVKVGDEVEAVVLTLDREDRKMSLGIKQLTPDPWTDITSKYPVGSRHKGIVRNFTNFGVFVELEEGIDGLIYISDLSWTKKIKHPSEFTNVGDTLEVEVLELDVEGRKLSLGHKQTTENPWDKYEEEFAVGTVHKATIADVVDKGATIDFNEDITAFIPQRHLEKEDGKKLGRGDEAEFKIIEFNKDFKRVVASHTAIFREEEQRNVKAAAQRQAVAADEAKPTLGDANDALQALKDKMEADSKKKK
- a CDS encoding TonB-dependent receptor plug domain-containing protein; its protein translation is MKKIVPSIVLGLLTIFLVQSYSELSQEYVLLEKIKTRLVDYRQNRAPEKTYLHTDKDVYTNGDTIWFKTYLLDGITHDVSSKSKVIYVDLVNDRDSVVAQRKLFANDKSVAGDIQIDEKIPQGTYTLRTYTKYMLNEEEPLIYQKRIPILVQKLEQGSSLDGSMPYRSLEGFGATTPQSVSGIPKIKFYPEGGDLVSELPGTIGIEVLDDNGNGVALKGDIISSEDEIVTSFESHEFGLGRVRFIPREGRKYRANFTVDCKEYAYPLPESVSSGYLLNLQNREDHILVQVASSPDRTLEGTLLVGHLRGDLIFKRIGEPSDKSSYATKIFTSELKDGVAHFTLFASNGEPLAERLVFIDDPKNDAQMAFSAPAKVYGKREKVNLAVVLTDADGSPLKGDFSVGVVSKNGIDQSHANSFKSWLLLNSDLGGRIADPEFFFEDGSKHRKFLLDALMLTRGWRRFVWKDMLSDSLARLPKISPEKGIMVRGKTTKFNLPNRPKETSVTLNLYGVDLINSKQKTTEKGQFSFGPFYFTDSLEATVEAHDSLAKWDSKKSNFSIALEEQWPRVATTTKGQQAQNTIQLLREYAKEEYQRKVTDYMYDPVGVTQLEEVTVTDKDKRLTRHQMATNSNPTARMTTGPFSSRLFREDVLGNEAMSAIDLLNRVAGVYVTGSYPMQQIRIMGTRNTIFAGGDPLILVNGTTSTVDFLQQLRAIEIEFIDVVKGPDLAFFGSRGANGVIGIYTNKSYEELVAQEQYPGVVSFMVPGFNKTREFYVPDYYEGDPRKPDYRTTLFWNPDLTFSNAGLSSVDFFTGDKTGMFQVRVEGITEDGRPMAGLYDIEVVNE
- the pyrR gene encoding bifunctional pyr operon transcriptional regulator/uracil phosphoribosyltransferase PyrR → MGQKVLLSSKEINIILHRLACQLLENHEDFKDTVLIGIQPRGIYVAERLVKILLEEYKVKHIDLGFLDITFYRDDFRRGEKTLEATKTKINFLVEDKKVVLIDDVLYTGRSINAALTALQSFGRPREVELLTLIDRRFSRHLPIQPNYRGRQVDAIDNEKVKVMWEENDGEDIIYLINR